The DNA region CTGCGAGGTGCCGGCCATCTTGGCGTTGGGCCGCGGCACCAACCCGGTGAATCCGTTGTCGAGCATGTCCCACGCCGTGACGCCGACATAGTCGGCGACGTTCGGGGGCAGCTGGGTGATGATCCCGTACCAGTCGCCCGGCCCCGGAACGGCGTCGATCGCGACGATCCGCACCGGGATCTTCTGCACTTCCGCCGAGCCGTACGCCTGCAGGAACCAGGCGGCCATGACGCACTCCATGGCACCGCGGCTGTGCCCGATGAAGTTGAACGCCTTCGCGCCGCTGCGTGCGGCGAGGTTCGCCGCGTGCAGCGCGAGCGCGGGAGCGTCCTTGCCCGACAGCGCGGTCACCGTCGAGTGCTGATTGCCGCCGGAGTACTTCTGCGTGGCCTTGAGCAGATCGGCGGGAACATTGAGCGGACCGGTCAGGACCAGCGGCTCGCTGTTGTCGCGCGGCACCGCCCAGTCGTTCTCCCCGCAGCCCCGCACGGTGATACTGGGGCTGGTCGCCGTCAGGCTGCCGGTCAGCTCCAGGTGGATGCGGACCGGGATGTAGCCCGTATCAGGGCTGTATATCCTCTTGTCGCTGCCCGGGCGCGACACCTCCCCTTCGTCCCGTGTGCAGGATGTCCCGCTGAAGCACACGGTGAACACATCGGCCATGGATTCCCTCCCGTTCCCCGGCAGGCCCCTTGCCTGCCACGAACGGGGTGTACCCGGCATATCCACCCATAGCGGGCATCAATGCACAGTTCACCGGGACGGGGGACCGTCGTTCGGGCATCCTCGCGGCGAGGCGTCAGTCGCCGTCCGCCCGGGTTGCCAGAAAGTCCCGCAACCGCCGTGTCTCAGGGTGTCCGACAGCATCCGTCTCAACGGCGAGGAGCGGCGAGCGCCAGGCGGCCGAGTTCTTCGCAGAGCTCGGATACGCCATCGAGATCCGTAGTACGGCCGCCGGCGACCCGGGTGAAAAGCTCGATCGCCTCGGCCGGGTCCAGGGCTCCCAGCCGCACCGGCTCGGCGACGCCGTCCCAGCCCTCCGCGTGCCGACTGGTCAGCAGGAACCGGCCGCGATCGTGGTCGCGCACGAGCCGGGCCACGTGCTCCGGGTCCGTCACGTCGTCGAGCACCACGAGCCACCTGTCGTGAGTGGCCAGCCACCCCCGGGACCACTGGGCCGCCACCGCCATCGGCACGTCGGCG from Catenulispora sp. MAP5-51 includes:
- a CDS encoding Tat pathway signal protein — protein: MADVFTVCFSGTSCTRDEGEVSRPGSDKRIYSPDTGYIPVRIHLELTGSLTATSPSITVRGCGENDWAVPRDNSEPLVLTGPLNVPADLLKATQKYSGGNQHSTVTALSGKDAPALALHAANLAARSGAKAFNFIGHSRGAMECVMAAWFLQAYGSAEVQKIPVRIVAIDAVPGPGDWYGIITQLPPNVADYVGVTAWDMLDNGFTGLVPRPNAKMAGTSQTLRLGSGWQDLADNYQLTDPLAAAKNGMRQPTNYQLFACRGRHATVAGNMTSNGAYDPADVNASAERVPELVYRLARAYLTKWGSDFRVASAVDTYSLPLRQEINLDQAVFDNMAGGPLRDSVRPRRPYVRQVSSISGSNPFNTYYLEDVVGDPPYRQTYPVTAARTGAGWVDWTFL